The Acetobacteroides hydrogenigenes nucleotide sequence CCAACCAGGAGAAGCGTTCCTGCTATTACGACAAAAGATAGCTCGCTAGTGCCAGGTTTGTTGCTGGTTAGGTAGCTGCCGAATATCCATATAGCGGCATAGTGCGTCATGTAGAGGGGATACGATATATTTCCAGAAAATACGCACAACTTTCTTTCCCCCATTGATAGCGTAGATCCGGCTCCTAGCGATACAAGTAGCGGGAAGTAGATTACTACAACCAGCACTTCTGCCAGCCAGTTCCACTTAAAGTGGGGCATTACGAATGCTAGCCCCAAAAGAATCGACAGGCTGATAAAGCCAAGCCTGTTTTTTATAATCAAATTAAACCTATAGATAAGAAGTCCAGCTAAAAACGAGAACGAAACACGAGCTCCTCCATGCCAAAAGGTATCGCCATTCCATCCGCCCAGTAGGTTACCCGATGTGTAGCCCACGTAGCCAATTACTGCTGTAGCTGCAACAGCTAAAATAGCCAAGTAGCGACGGTTTATCTTGCATAGGATAAGCGCATAGAAGATGTTGGCGATATACTCCCAAAAAAGAGACCACGAAGGAGCGTTGAGTCCGAATAGGTTAAATGCTCGATCTTCCATTGCCGGAAGGGGAATCAGGAAGGTGGTACAGAGGAAAAGTAGCGCTAACATCCCTGTGCTGTACATCCCCGAATGGCTTGCGAATGGATCGAAGAGGAAGCCCAATATGCCCAGTACAGCTCCTAGTATGATTAACGGATGCAGCCTTATGAGCCTCGACTTGAAGAACTCTTTTACTCCCATTGTGCCAATACGGCTATCATAGGCGTATCCGATTACAAATCCGGATAGGCAGAAAAAGAAGTCCACCGCTAAAAATCCGTGACCAATAAAGTTTTTGCTGGCATCCGGATAAATCCACTCCATAAAGTGGAAGATTACAACGGCCAAAGCGGCAACTCCTCTTAGGCCATCGAGGATCTCAAAATGCTGCTTGCCTTTTAGAATGTCTGTGGTTAGCTCTTTTCTGTTCATTGGTACTTATTAGAGGTTGCTTGAAAAACAGCCGATGGCAGGCTTGTGCTGTGTGCCGACCGAATGGCAAAGGAAGCATTTTTTTGTGTTTAGCGACTTCCAAAAGCTTAAAGAGTAGGGCAGGAGGAGCCTGAAAAAACTATAAGGTTGCTCGGATACCACAGATTCCCTTAAATCAGGCGATCAATGGTTTTTATTGGTTGTTTTTTGACTTTCTAGGTTCTCCCAGTGTTTGGCGATGGAGATGATTTTGTAGGTTGCATCGAGTGTACTTCGCGTGAAACCTGCTTTCCCATCAAAAATTCCTCCTTTTATGAAGTAAGACTTTATAAAGCGATGGAGTGCAGATAGTACTGCGCTGGTAATGGTGTAGTTTTTCCCCTTTTTTTGGTACTTGCTCTGTTCTTTTTCTGTGTAGCTGTTCATCTTTGTGAGGATGTTCTTAATCGAGGCATCTTCGATGTGGACTAGTGCAAGTTCCTTTTGCTTAAACGGGATCTTGTCTATGGTACCGTTGATAATGGGGCGGGAGTGTATTTCGGATGGCCAGAAGCTGCGGTCTTTTTGAAAGAAACGTAGCTGGTAGTCGGGATAAATGCTCCTCATGAACCGACCCATAAAGTAGTTGGCTCTTGGTATAAGCAGCCCTGATGTTGTCTTGTTATTCTTAGTAAAACGGTACAGGTATTTATTTAGAGATTCGGGAACCAGCTCATCGGCATCGAGCACTAACACCCATGGGTTTGTTGCTGCTGCAATGGCGTAGTTTCGAGCCGGCTCAACATACCCTGTTCGCTCGTGCATTACAATCTTACATCCAAATGATTTAGCGATATCGAGAGTACTGTCTTCACTGTACATGTCACAAATTACAACTTCATCAAAGCTTCTTACCGTTTCGAGGCATTGTTTAAGAGTGGATTCTGCGTTAAACGTGTTTATTACAACTGATATCATTGGAGTCAATTAAAAGGGAGGCAAATGTAGGTAATTCTGACTATATTGATATTTGTCCTTGATTATCTTAAAAATATTTCAGAGATAGTATTTGTAAAGGAATACCCTTGAAATAAGATTCCCGATCTTGATGCTTCTATCTAGTAACTCTTCCGATATTAAAAGTAAAGCGCAACCCTATGGCTGCGCTCTTATTTTGATTGCCTGTATGCTTACGCTTTTTACCAGTTCATTACGACCCTAAACTTACTGCTCGGCGGAACAATGGAGGTTTGGAAGTCGCTGTACTGTACGTATATCCTAATCGAACCCGGAGTAAAGTCAAAGTCGTATGTTTCTGTCCATAGGGCAGTCCCTTCGGCTTTGTGGGAAACGTAGGGTAGAGGCGCTTGTACGTTGTTGCTGGTGTACTTGTATACAAAAACATTCCCATTTTGAGCAATAAAGGGAGTGAGCTTCGGAATTACCAAGTCGGCATAGTAAAACGAGTTGTTCCCGTTTACGGTTCCGCTAAGCGTCCATTGGTTTACAGTCCATTCCGATACGTCCCAGCTGGTTCCTTCGCCGGGAGGGCCCTCTGGTCCTTCAGGCCCCATAGGCCCCATAGGTCCTTCGCATCCTAAAAGAAGGAAAGCGGCTACAAGTAAAGTTAGAAGTCTTTTCATGGTATTCTGCTTTTTTAAGATTTGAAATGGCTAAAAACTCCGTCATTATCATCGTTGCTACTGACGAGCAGGC carries:
- a CDS encoding glycosyltransferase family 2 protein, which codes for MISVVINTFNAESTLKQCLETVRSFDEVVICDMYSEDSTLDIAKSFGCKIVMHERTGYVEPARNYAIAAATNPWVLVLDADELVPESLNKYLYRFTKNNKTTSGLLIPRANYFMGRFMRSIYPDYQLRFFQKDRSFWPSEIHSRPIINGTIDKIPFKQKELALVHIEDASIKNILTKMNSYTEKEQSKYQKKGKNYTITSAVLSALHRFIKSYFIKGGIFDGKAGFTRSTLDATYKIISIAKHWENLESQKTTNKNH
- a CDS encoding acyltransferase family protein, with the protein product MNRKELTTDILKGKQHFEILDGLRGVAALAVVIFHFMEWIYPDASKNFIGHGFLAVDFFFCLSGFVIGYAYDSRIGTMGVKEFFKSRLIRLHPLIILGAVLGILGFLFDPFASHSGMYSTGMLALLFLCTTFLIPLPAMEDRAFNLFGLNAPSWSLFWEYIANIFYALILCKINRRYLAILAVAATAVIGYVGYTSGNLLGGWNGDTFWHGGARVSFSFLAGLLIYRFNLIIKNRLGFISLSILLGLAFVMPHFKWNWLAEVLVVVIYFPLLVSLGAGSTLSMGERKLCVFSGNISYPLYMTHYAAIWIFGSYLTSNKPGTSELSFVVIAGTLLLVGFAYLMMVIYDIPVRRYLSNKRQQKLKK